Proteins encoded together in one Chryseobacterium sp. G0201 window:
- the metK gene encoding methionine adenosyltransferase, which produces MSYLFTSESVSEGHPDKIADQISDALIDHFLAYDKSSKVACETLVTTGQVVLAGEVKSDAYLDVQTIAREVINGIGYTKGEYMFNGDSCGVISAIHEQSPDINQGVDRAVNDESFEAKANAQGAGDQGMMFGYATNETANYMPLALDLAHTILKELSAIRREDSEIKYLRPDAKSQVTIEYSDDHKPVRIDSIVVSTQHDDFAAEEEMLNKIREDIKNILIPRVVALQTEEIKALFNDQIKYHINPTGKFVIGGPHGDTGLTGRKIIVDTYGGKGAHGGGAFSGKDPSKVDRSAAYATRHIAKNLVAAGVADEVLVQVSYAIGVAEPCGLYINTYGTSKVGLNDGEIAKKVSTIFDLRPYAIEQNLKLRNPIYQDTASYGHMGREHYVADKTFNKGHKNELTLTGLEFFTWEKLDKVDEIKASFGI; this is translated from the coding sequence ATGTCTTACTTATTTACATCTGAATCAGTTTCAGAAGGGCATCCAGATAAAATTGCCGATCAGATCTCTGATGCATTAATCGATCATTTTTTAGCATACGATAAAAGCTCGAAAGTAGCTTGTGAAACTCTTGTTACAACAGGACAGGTAGTTTTGGCAGGTGAGGTGAAGTCTGATGCTTATCTAGATGTACAGACTATTGCAAGAGAAGTTATCAACGGAATCGGATATACAAAAGGAGAATACATGTTCAATGGTGATTCTTGTGGAGTTATTTCTGCAATTCACGAGCAGTCTCCGGATATCAACCAAGGTGTTGACAGAGCTGTAAATGACGAATCTTTCGAAGCTAAAGCTAACGCTCAGGGTGCAGGTGACCAAGGGATGATGTTTGGTTATGCAACCAACGAAACGGCAAACTATATGCCTTTGGCTTTGGATTTAGCACACACTATTCTTAAAGAACTTTCTGCGATCAGAAGAGAAGATTCTGAGATCAAATATCTTCGTCCTGATGCAAAAAGCCAGGTTACCATCGAATATTCTGACGATCACAAGCCGGTAAGAATCGATTCTATCGTAGTTTCTACTCAGCACGATGATTTTGCTGCTGAAGAAGAAATGTTGAACAAAATTCGTGAAGACATAAAAAATATTTTAATTCCTAGAGTTGTAGCTTTACAAACTGAGGAAATTAAAGCGTTATTTAATGATCAGATCAAATATCACATCAACCCAACAGGGAAATTCGTAATCGGAGGTCCTCACGGAGATACAGGTCTTACGGGAAGAAAAATCATCGTTGATACCTACGGTGGAAAAGGTGCTCACGGTGGTGGTGCATTCTCTGGAAAAGATCCTTCAAAAGTGGATAGAAGTGCTGCTTATGCTACAAGACACATTGCTAAAAACCTAGTAGCTGCAGGTGTTGCTGACGAAGTTTTGGTACAGGTTTCTTACGCTATCGGTGTTGCTGAACCTTGTGGTTTATACATCAATACTTACGGAACTTCAAAAGTGGGTCTTAACGACGGTGAAATTGCTAAAAAAGTGTCTACAATTTTCGATCTTAGACCTTATGCAATCGAGCAGAACTTAAAATTAAGAAACCCAATTTATCAGGATACAGCTTCTTACGGACACATGGGAAGAGAGCATTATGTAGCTGATAAAACTTTCAATAAAGGTCACAAGAACGAATTAACGCTTACAGGGCTGGAATTCTTTACTTGGGAAAAACTAGACAAAGTAGACGAAATTAAAGCTTCTTTCGGGATTTAA
- a CDS encoding LysR substrate-binding domain-containing protein has translation MNIQQLEYLIAVDKYKHFGKAAQACFITQPTLSAMIQKFEDELDVKVFDRTTHPIRTTDVGLQIIDQAKVIIESVNELKNKANLLNNILGGTINLGIIPTVSSFILPTEIFAFLEQNPKIQMNVKEMTTDNIIKALKAGELDAGIISTPYDTADEFYQDFLFNEELMIYSSNTEANKKNSYVVPEDLNVEKVWLLEEGNCLRNQFENICHLKENTLKPKNLDFLASNIQTLVHMVDKVGGISILPELALSQLSEEQKGNVFRFKKPFPFREISIIYYKPTFKQKIIDELSNSIRLSLKEKLNYNESPKEFVSIKPQ, from the coding sequence ATGAACATTCAGCAATTGGAATATCTTATCGCCGTAGATAAGTATAAACACTTTGGTAAAGCAGCTCAAGCCTGCTTCATTACACAGCCTACATTGAGTGCAATGATACAAAAATTTGAGGATGAGCTGGATGTAAAGGTTTTCGACAGAACTACTCACCCCATTCGTACAACGGATGTGGGGTTACAAATCATTGATCAGGCGAAGGTGATTATAGAATCTGTCAATGAATTAAAGAATAAAGCAAACCTTTTAAATAATATTTTAGGGGGTACAATTAACTTAGGAATTATTCCTACTGTTTCTTCATTCATCTTACCTACTGAGATTTTTGCATTCTTGGAACAGAACCCGAAAATTCAGATGAATGTAAAAGAAATGACCACTGATAATATCATTAAAGCTTTAAAGGCTGGTGAATTAGACGCCGGGATTATTTCAACACCTTATGATACGGCTGATGAATTTTATCAAGACTTCTTGTTTAACGAAGAATTAATGATTTACAGTTCAAATACTGAAGCTAATAAGAAAAATTCTTATGTTGTTCCTGAAGATTTGAATGTTGAAAAAGTTTGGTTGCTTGAAGAAGGAAACTGTCTGAGAAACCAATTTGAAAATATCTGTCATTTAAAAGAGAATACATTGAAACCTAAGAATTTAGATTTCTTAGCTTCTAATATTCAGACTTTGGTGCATATGGTTGATAAAGTGGGTGGAATCAGTATTTTACCTGAATTGGCATTAAGCCAGCTTTCTGAAGAACAAAAAGGAAATGTGTTCAGATTTAAAAAACCTTTCCCTTTCAGAGAGATAAGCATCATTTATTATAAGCCTACTTTCAAGCAAAAAATTATTGATGAATTATCGAATTCTATCAGATTATCTTTAAAAGAAAAACTAAACTACAACGAAAGCCCAAAAGAATTCGTAAGTATAAAACCACAATAG